In Gordonia iterans, the following proteins share a genomic window:
- a CDS encoding ABC-2 transporter permease — protein sequence MTATLSAAAIERTAPTVAPTARFADTLRAEWIKFWTVRGTRWSLIVMILLGVGLTTAVCWASADWLASGEADEVPGSFVTWGTMVAQIPAIVLGALVITSEYGTGMIRATFAATPRRGRVIAAKAAVLTGVLLIGGLVTAFGGYFAGNWFLTEAGSGVPWGSEGLLRALIGNGVVLALLGLLTFAVGLLVRHTAAAISIVLGIVAVLASLAWALPGDWGTWVAKVLPGNSTQAITSVVPFNPDVLGPWTGLGVLASQVVVMLALGVYAVQRRDA from the coding sequence ATGACCGCGACCCTGTCCGCCGCGGCGATCGAGCGCACCGCGCCGACCGTCGCCCCCACCGCCCGGTTCGCTGACACCCTGCGTGCCGAATGGATCAAGTTCTGGACCGTCCGCGGGACGCGCTGGTCGCTCATCGTGATGATCCTGCTGGGCGTCGGCCTCACGACGGCGGTCTGCTGGGCCAGCGCGGACTGGCTGGCCAGCGGCGAGGCCGACGAGGTGCCGGGCTCCTTCGTGACGTGGGGAACCATGGTCGCGCAGATCCCGGCGATCGTGCTCGGCGCCCTGGTGATCACGTCCGAATACGGGACCGGCATGATCCGGGCGACCTTCGCCGCCACACCTCGGCGCGGGCGGGTCATCGCCGCCAAAGCCGCCGTGCTCACCGGAGTCCTGCTGATCGGCGGTCTCGTCACGGCATTCGGCGGGTACTTCGCAGGCAACTGGTTCCTCACCGAGGCTGGCAGCGGCGTCCCCTGGGGCTCCGAGGGCCTCCTCCGCGCGCTCATCGGCAACGGTGTGGTGCTCGCACTGCTCGGACTGCTGACCTTCGCCGTCGGCCTGCTGGTGCGGCACACGGCCGCGGCGATCTCGATCGTGCTCGGCATCGTCGCGGTACTCGCGAGCCTCGCGTGGGCGCTGCCCGGCGACTGGGGCACGTGGGTGGCCAAGGTGCTGCCCGGCAACTCCACCCAGGCGATCACCAGCGTGGTGCCGTTCAACCCGGACGTTCTCGGTCCGTGGACCGGACTCGGCGTGCTCGCCAGCCAGGTGGTGGTGATGCTGGCCCTCGGCGTCTACGCGGTCCAGCGCCGCGACGCCTGA
- a CDS encoding Wadjet anti-phage system protein JetD domain-containing protein: MNSWSTPVDVADRVRRRWDDGTLLRGYARRATFPVIEVPLRGPRPSEIGDDLSAVRTWVDDLDAGSRGGRRYTLVRKSVGGRVIGRNELPVRAVVSDYGQAWSLLGTTSTVAAYDRLLSVAEGIPVVLDWVVEHPHRALALGDDLGALIGAYRWLDAHRGSGRYLREISAPGVDTKFAERHRAVLAAMLDVPSSATGFLRGLGLRAKPDLVRLRPAGDLGLPAPVTELGLRAGELARLPVQPHTAVVVENEITYLSVDVPAGGMVVWGKGFDVDRIGRLPWLAETDVVYWGDLDTHGFAILDRLRAWLPQTRSVLMDREALLAHRTRWGREDRPARSVLSRLTEDEQQLYSELVADVWGDRVRLEQERIDWTWAQERLPTA, translated from the coding sequence GTGAACAGCTGGTCCACGCCCGTCGACGTCGCAGATCGGGTCCGGCGGCGCTGGGACGACGGCACCCTGCTGCGCGGGTATGCTCGCCGGGCGACGTTTCCGGTGATCGAGGTTCCGCTGCGGGGGCCGAGACCGTCGGAGATCGGCGACGATCTCTCCGCTGTCCGGACCTGGGTCGACGACCTCGACGCCGGCAGCCGGGGCGGACGCCGATACACCCTCGTCCGCAAGAGCGTGGGCGGACGGGTCATCGGGCGCAACGAACTCCCGGTGCGCGCGGTCGTGTCCGACTACGGGCAAGCGTGGTCGCTGCTCGGCACGACGTCGACCGTCGCGGCGTACGACCGGCTGCTCTCCGTGGCCGAAGGGATCCCGGTGGTCCTGGACTGGGTCGTCGAGCATCCGCACCGAGCCCTTGCTCTCGGCGACGATCTGGGTGCGCTCATCGGGGCGTACCGATGGCTCGACGCGCACCGTGGTTCGGGACGCTATCTGCGGGAGATCAGTGCGCCCGGCGTGGACACCAAGTTCGCCGAGCGCCACCGCGCAGTGCTGGCCGCGATGCTCGACGTCCCGTCCTCGGCCACGGGTTTCCTTCGCGGCCTGGGTCTGCGGGCCAAACCTGATCTCGTTCGGCTGCGCCCGGCCGGCGATCTCGGGTTGCCCGCGCCGGTCACCGAACTGGGGCTGCGGGCCGGGGAGCTGGCCCGGCTCCCGGTGCAGCCGCATACCGCGGTCGTCGTCGAGAACGAGATCACGTACCTGAGCGTCGACGTGCCGGCTGGCGGAATGGTGGTCTGGGGCAAGGGTTTCGACGTCGACCGCATCGGGCGGCTGCCGTGGCTCGCGGAGACCGACGTCGTCTATTGGGGCGATCTCGACACTCACGGATTCGCGATCCTGGATCGGTTGCGGGCCTGGCTGCCGCAGACGCGATCGGTGCTGATGGATCGGGAGGCGCTGCTCGCGCATCGCACGCGGTGGGGCCGGGAGGACAGGCCGGCGCGGTCGGTGCTGTCCCGGCTCACCGAAGACGAGCAGCAGTTGTATTCCGAACTGGTCGCCGATGTCTGGGGTGATCGGGTACGTCTGGAGCAGGAGCGGATCGACTGGACCTGGGCGCAGGAGCGACTTCCGACCGCCTGA
- a CDS encoding phosphatase PAP2 family protein, whose protein sequence is MTAPQHHRSESSWTGRAAPGAATRWGLVACGALVVLIAVYWAAVRTYTGQRVENAALRGSYQVNADELSTADTALASLTVTSLAVAVAVLAVIGWVRGGMRLAAVAVGVVGGAALLTEGLKNYVLTRPHLVDSPQQWLHNSFPSGHTTVATAVACATLIVVPWRWRTVAMLVVTAWTVGVGAYTVIARWHRLSDTLGADAVALLAASLGALYLARRGLVREVAADRSAPVRTLLVVLAVLYVLGVGVLGVYVGLAGIVGRRLQHLPRRAVSRLGRVRAHDPGGMGVVAPSRIGGESGPRLTGRRGAHTAPGREPELLLSVVDETLHV, encoded by the coding sequence GTGACCGCGCCGCAGCATCACCGGAGCGAGAGCTCATGGACCGGCCGGGCGGCACCCGGCGCGGCGACGCGTTGGGGCCTGGTGGCGTGCGGGGCGCTGGTGGTGCTGATCGCCGTCTACTGGGCGGCGGTGCGGACCTACACGGGGCAGCGGGTGGAGAACGCGGCCCTGCGCGGGTCGTACCAGGTGAACGCGGACGAGCTGAGCACCGCCGACACGGCTCTGGCCTCTCTCACGGTCACCAGCCTGGCGGTGGCGGTCGCGGTGCTGGCGGTGATCGGCTGGGTGCGCGGCGGGATGAGGCTGGCCGCGGTCGCGGTGGGAGTGGTCGGCGGCGCAGCCCTGCTCACCGAGGGGCTCAAGAACTACGTGCTGACCCGTCCGCATCTGGTCGATTCACCGCAGCAGTGGCTGCACAACAGCTTTCCGAGCGGGCACACCACCGTCGCGACGGCCGTCGCGTGCGCGACGCTGATCGTCGTGCCGTGGCGGTGGCGGACCGTGGCGATGCTGGTCGTCACAGCCTGGACGGTCGGCGTCGGCGCCTACACGGTGATCGCCCGGTGGCATCGGCTCTCGGACACCCTGGGCGCCGACGCCGTCGCGTTGCTGGCCGCCTCTCTCGGTGCGCTGTACCTGGCGCGGCGGGGACTGGTGCGCGAGGTCGCCGCCGACCGGAGCGCGCCCGTCCGCACGCTCCTGGTGGTGCTCGCGGTGCTCTACGTGCTCGGTGTCGGGGTGCTCGGCGTCTACGTCGGTCTCGCCGGGATCGTCGGTCGCCGACTACAACATCTACCTCGCCGCGCAGTCTCTCGCCTCGGTCGGGTCCGTGCTCACGATCCTGGTGGCATGGGCGTCGTGGCACCGTCTCGAATCGGCGGGGAGTCCGGCCCGCGGCTGACCGGGCGCCGCGGTGCACACACCGCGCCCGGACGCGAGCCGGAGCTTCTTTTGTCGGTGGTGGATGAAACCCTGCACGTATGA
- a CDS encoding DUF3375 domain-containing protein produces MEYQAIDALREHHAGWRLLRAGNAALILSFLGEYFVDGNRGACAASELAGQLDDHLYWLNQELSPSGQTPRFPRSPREYLEDWASAESGYLRRFYPPGDDEVYYEVTPAFEKAYAWIESLRSREFVGTESRLHTAVELLRQIVHGTDADPERRLAELRRRRAAIDEEIAEVVAGELTMLAPTGVRDRFQQFTATARELLSDFREVEENFRRLDRAARERIATWDGAKGELLADLVGGRSEIADSDQGASFAAFYEFLLSSSRQQELADLLEQATALDAVQVDPRIKGVHHDWSEAAERAQRTVRQISEQLRRFLDDQVWLENRRVLDLVRDVEAAALAVRDAPPSFGLEVDEPGIAIALPFERPLYSRPPTAEVESLIPPTTAEADPDALFTQTFVDQAQLMRNIFSLLPEHSSALLSDIVEMYPVEQGAAEIVGYLALGDDDLAVEMDDDDRTEIDYPDPENPEVTKRARLPKVTVRRR; encoded by the coding sequence GTGGAGTATCAGGCGATCGACGCATTGCGAGAGCACCACGCAGGCTGGCGTCTCCTGCGTGCAGGCAACGCTGCGCTGATCCTGTCGTTCCTCGGCGAGTACTTCGTGGACGGGAATCGGGGTGCGTGTGCGGCGAGCGAACTGGCCGGGCAGCTCGACGACCACCTCTACTGGCTGAACCAGGAGTTGTCCCCGAGCGGGCAGACGCCGAGGTTTCCGCGCAGTCCGCGCGAGTATCTCGAGGACTGGGCATCGGCCGAGTCGGGTTACCTGCGGCGGTTCTATCCGCCGGGCGACGACGAGGTGTACTACGAGGTCACACCCGCTTTCGAGAAGGCTTACGCCTGGATCGAGTCGCTGCGGTCGCGGGAATTCGTCGGGACCGAATCCAGGTTGCACACCGCGGTGGAGCTGCTGCGACAGATCGTGCACGGCACCGACGCCGACCCCGAGCGGCGCCTGGCCGAGCTCCGCCGCCGGCGTGCGGCGATCGACGAAGAGATCGCCGAGGTGGTCGCCGGCGAACTGACGATGCTCGCGCCGACGGGTGTCCGGGACCGGTTTCAGCAGTTCACCGCGACGGCGCGCGAACTGCTGTCCGACTTCCGCGAGGTCGAGGAGAATTTTCGGCGCCTGGACCGGGCCGCACGGGAACGGATCGCCACGTGGGACGGCGCCAAGGGTGAGCTGCTCGCCGATCTCGTCGGCGGACGCTCGGAGATCGCCGATTCCGATCAGGGCGCCAGCTTCGCCGCGTTCTACGAGTTTCTGCTCTCGTCGTCGCGGCAGCAGGAGCTGGCGGACCTGCTCGAGCAGGCGACGGCGCTCGACGCGGTGCAAGTGGATCCCCGAATCAAGGGTGTCCACCACGATTGGTCGGAGGCCGCCGAACGTGCACAGCGCACGGTGCGCCAGATCTCCGAACAGCTGCGCCGGTTCCTCGACGATCAGGTGTGGCTGGAGAATCGGCGGGTCCTCGATCTGGTCCGCGACGTCGAGGCGGCGGCGCTCGCGGTGCGCGATGCGCCGCCCTCGTTCGGGCTCGAGGTCGACGAGCCCGGCATCGCCATCGCGCTGCCCTTCGAGCGACCGTTGTATTCCCGGCCGCCGACGGCCGAGGTGGAGAGCCTGATACCGCCGACGACGGCCGAGGCCGATCCAGATGCGCTGTTCACCCAGACCTTCGTTGACCAGGCACAGCTCATGCGCAACATCTTCAGCTTGCTGCCCGAGCATTCGAGTGCCCTGCTGTCGGACATCGTCGAGATGTATCCGGTTGAACAGGGCGCCGCCGAGATCGTCGGCTACCTGGCGCTCGGCGACGACGACCTGGCGGTCGAGATGGATGACGACGACCGTACGGAGATCGACTACCCGGATCCGGAGAACCCGGAGGTCACCAAACGTGCGCGCCTGCCGAAGGTGACGGTGAGGAGACGATGA
- a CDS encoding DUF4194 domain-containing protein yields MNDEQAVPAAIIRLMQGVVYRENDEDTWRTVERSGASVRDHFATIGVDVVIDEDEGYAFLRTRPDVEGEEPLPRLVRRRTLTYKVSLLLVLLRKRLVEFETSGGEGKLVLTTEQIVEMMRLFQAESTNEARVVDGVEATVKKAAELGFLRQLRGQSDHWEVRRILKAYVDAQTLSDFAGKLREYAGAEVGT; encoded by the coding sequence ATGAACGACGAACAGGCGGTACCCGCCGCGATCATCAGACTGATGCAGGGCGTGGTGTACCGGGAGAACGACGAGGACACCTGGCGCACGGTGGAGCGCTCCGGCGCGAGCGTGCGGGACCATTTCGCCACCATCGGCGTCGACGTGGTGATCGACGAGGACGAGGGCTACGCGTTTCTCCGGACCCGGCCCGACGTCGAGGGCGAGGAGCCGCTCCCGCGCCTGGTCCGCCGACGGACGCTGACCTACAAGGTCAGTCTCCTGCTGGTGCTGTTGCGCAAGCGGCTCGTGGAGTTCGAGACGAGCGGGGGCGAGGGAAAGCTGGTTCTGACCACTGAGCAGATCGTCGAGATGATGCGGCTCTTCCAGGCCGAGTCGACCAACGAGGCCCGCGTGGTGGACGGCGTCGAGGCGACGGTGAAGAAGGCGGCCGAACTCGGGTTCCTGCGTCAGCTGCGCGGTCAGTCCGATCACTGGGAGGTGCGCCGCATCCTCAAGGCATACGTCGATGCGCAGACACTGTCGGACTTCGCCGGGAAGCTCCGCGAGTACGCAGGCGCGGAGGTCGGAACGTGA
- a CDS encoding ATP-binding protein, translating into MSSGLFSAVELGSGERAGYRLQRLEVFNWGTFDGQIWGFAPDGDTALLTGDIGSGKSTLVDALTTLLMPAHRIAYNRAAGADTRERTLRSYVEGHYKSERNEATGKSRPIGLRSGGRTYSVILGRFRNDGYDEDVSIALVLQQRDSSGQPYRFYVTAPRALSIADDFADFGSDLRELRKRLRGAGAEIFDEYPKYGTSLKRMLGIRSEQALELFHQTVSMKSVGNLNDFVRDHMLEPSDSSERVRGVISHFEDLSKSHDAVTRAREQLEALDPVVSTAAKYDAALASRETAEAERAAVRLYIAETRSTLLAGEIAELEVAGRQLWAEQDQAKARQSRLTADREALIEERARAGGDRIGELERLAADARRDAAQRRDQRARFDAAVAEAGFKAIADPDGFAALASQVTGERDRIAGQKKHLDAAVAEAIAREKDAERERDRIADELASLENRTSNLPAEQIDLRDQLCRDLGVTPEDLPYAGELLDVADEHAQWRGAAERVLRGFALSLLVPQRHYDAVTSWVDGRRLTVRGRGGRETGARLTYERVPDRQLPVRSTTPGLLLADCLETKDGPFQGYLEVELAKRADHRCASTLAEFRAERRAVTVAGQVRSGERHDKDDRHRVDDARRWVLGWVNERKIAALRAEYDDLEGKRVAAAAEYVDIARQRDHNQARGEALARLEGFRSWIEVDVDEAVARAEAHDAERARIEAGSSRLAELTDALERNAAQARTVNARIEELVGELATSAAAAEDARRAKSRDDGLVAATDSAALERGREAYAALAERLGGVPQRSDACAAAESSLTDALSQRIESLGKELARYGNGLVQHMGEVLRRWPELRSDMDASVESRADFVDYARQVADDDLPRFESEFKDQLNKGAIQELAGFNNWLARQAAAIDERIDRINEALGAVPFNPGRYIKLEKESTTNREVSEFRAELRTLTDDALVENGDQYSEQRFGDVKRIIERFRGRDGHTDADKLWTRRVTDVRNWFVFSASERDLDTDEEWEHYSDSDGKSGGQKEKLAYTILAASLAYQFGLEWGAERSKDFRFAVIDEAFGRGSEDSARYALDLFAKLGLQVLVVTPLQKIHVIEPYVKAIGFVQNPAGRASYLATMTIEEYRAQRDGRRS; encoded by the coding sequence GTGAGCAGCGGACTGTTCTCGGCCGTGGAACTGGGGTCCGGCGAGCGCGCCGGTTATCGGCTCCAGCGACTGGAGGTGTTCAACTGGGGCACCTTCGACGGTCAGATCTGGGGCTTCGCACCGGACGGCGACACCGCGCTGCTGACCGGTGACATCGGATCGGGGAAGTCGACCCTGGTCGACGCGCTGACCACGCTGTTGATGCCGGCGCACCGGATCGCCTACAACCGGGCGGCCGGCGCCGACACGCGCGAGCGTACCCTGCGGTCGTACGTCGAGGGACACTACAAGTCGGAGCGGAACGAGGCGACCGGGAAGTCGCGCCCCATCGGACTCCGTTCGGGCGGGCGAACCTACTCGGTGATCCTGGGCCGATTCCGCAACGACGGATACGACGAGGACGTGAGTATCGCCCTGGTGCTGCAGCAGCGCGACTCGTCGGGGCAGCCGTACCGGTTCTACGTGACAGCGCCGCGGGCGCTCTCCATCGCGGACGACTTCGCCGATTTCGGTTCGGACTTGCGAGAACTGCGCAAGCGGCTGCGCGGCGCGGGCGCCGAGATCTTCGACGAGTATCCCAAGTACGGGACCTCGCTGAAGCGAATGCTGGGCATTCGCTCCGAGCAGGCGCTGGAGCTCTTCCACCAGACGGTCTCGATGAAGTCGGTCGGGAATCTGAACGACTTCGTCCGTGATCACATGCTCGAGCCCAGTGACTCGTCCGAGCGGGTCCGCGGGGTCATCAGCCACTTCGAGGACCTGTCGAAGTCGCACGACGCGGTCACGCGCGCGAGGGAACAGCTCGAAGCGCTGGATCCGGTCGTGTCGACCGCGGCGAAGTACGACGCGGCGCTCGCCTCGCGTGAAACCGCCGAGGCCGAGCGCGCGGCGGTTCGGTTGTACATCGCGGAGACACGGTCGACGCTGCTGGCAGGCGAGATCGCCGAACTCGAGGTTGCGGGGAGGCAGCTATGGGCGGAACAGGACCAGGCCAAGGCCCGTCAGAGCAGACTCACCGCCGACCGTGAGGCGCTGATCGAGGAGCGGGCCCGGGCCGGCGGCGACCGGATCGGAGAGCTGGAACGACTCGCTGCCGATGCGCGACGGGACGCCGCACAGCGCCGCGATCAGCGCGCGCGGTTCGACGCCGCCGTTGCGGAGGCGGGCTTCAAAGCCATCGCCGATCCGGACGGGTTCGCCGCGCTGGCGTCCCAGGTGACCGGTGAACGCGACCGGATCGCGGGGCAGAAGAAGCACCTGGACGCGGCCGTGGCCGAAGCGATCGCACGGGAGAAGGACGCCGAGCGGGAGCGGGATCGGATCGCCGACGAGCTGGCGAGCCTGGAGAATCGGACGAGCAACCTGCCCGCCGAGCAGATCGACCTCAGGGATCAGCTCTGCCGGGATCTCGGCGTGACCCCGGAGGATCTGCCGTACGCCGGTGAGTTGCTCGACGTCGCCGACGAGCACGCGCAGTGGCGCGGCGCGGCCGAGCGTGTGCTGCGCGGGTTCGCGCTCTCCCTGCTGGTGCCGCAGCGCCACTACGATGCGGTGACGTCCTGGGTGGACGGCCGCCGGCTGACGGTGCGGGGTCGCGGCGGCCGGGAAACGGGTGCGCGACTGACATACGAGCGCGTTCCGGATCGGCAGCTCCCGGTCCGGTCGACCACGCCGGGTCTGCTGCTGGCCGACTGCCTGGAGACCAAGGACGGCCCGTTCCAGGGCTATCTGGAGGTGGAGCTCGCGAAACGGGCGGACCACCGGTGCGCATCCACGCTCGCGGAGTTCCGGGCTGAGCGACGTGCCGTCACCGTCGCCGGACAGGTGCGTTCGGGTGAGCGGCACGACAAGGACGACAGGCATCGGGTCGACGATGCGCGACGCTGGGTACTCGGCTGGGTGAACGAGCGCAAGATCGCCGCGCTCCGCGCGGAGTACGACGACCTCGAGGGCAAGCGCGTTGCCGCGGCCGCGGAGTACGTGGACATCGCCCGACAGCGTGACCACAACCAGGCTCGGGGGGAGGCACTCGCCAGACTGGAGGGATTCCGATCGTGGATCGAGGTCGACGTCGACGAGGCGGTGGCGCGGGCCGAGGCGCACGACGCCGAGCGGGCACGCATCGAAGCCGGATCCTCGCGGCTGGCCGAGCTCACCGACGCGCTCGAGCGCAACGCCGCCCAAGCGCGGACGGTCAACGCCAGGATCGAAGAGCTAGTCGGCGAGTTGGCCACGTCCGCAGCCGCGGCAGAGGACGCCCGGCGAGCCAAGAGCCGCGACGACGGGCTCGTCGCCGCGACCGACTCCGCCGCGCTGGAGCGAGGGCGAGAGGCCTACGCTGCGCTGGCCGAGAGACTCGGCGGCGTCCCGCAGCGGTCGGACGCCTGCGCTGCGGCCGAGTCGTCGCTGACTGATGCACTGTCGCAACGGATCGAGAGCCTCGGTAAGGAGCTGGCACGCTACGGGAACGGGTTGGTCCAGCATATGGGCGAGGTGTTGCGGCGGTGGCCGGAGCTGCGGTCCGACATGGACGCCTCGGTCGAGTCACGGGCCGACTTCGTGGACTATGCACGGCAGGTCGCCGACGACGACCTGCCGCGCTTCGAGAGCGAGTTCAAGGACCAGCTGAACAAAGGGGCCATTCAAGAGCTGGCCGGCTTCAACAACTGGCTGGCCCGTCAGGCGGCTGCGATCGACGAGCGCATCGACCGGATCAACGAGGCGCTCGGCGCGGTTCCGTTCAACCCCGGCCGGTACATCAAGCTGGAGAAGGAGTCGACGACCAACCGCGAGGTCTCCGAGTTCCGCGCTGAGTTGCGCACACTGACCGACGACGCCCTGGTCGAGAACGGCGATCAGTACTCCGAGCAGCGGTTCGGCGACGTCAAGCGGATCATCGAGCGTTTCCGCGGCCGCGACGGGCACACGGATGCGGACAAGCTCTGGACGCGTCGGGTGACCGACGTGCGGAACTGGTTCGTCTTCTCGGCGTCGGAACGGGATTTGGACACCGACGAGGAGTGGGAGCACTACAGCGACTCCGACGGAAAATCCGGCGGGCAGAAGGAGAAGCTCGCCTACACGATCCTGGCGGCTTCTCTCGCGTACCAGTTCGGGCTGGAGTGGGGCGCCGAGAGATCCAAGGATTTCCGGTTCGCCGTGATCGACGAGGCGTTCGGCCGCGGATCGGAGGATTCGGCCCGCTACGCGCTCGACCTCTTCGCCAAGCTCGGTCTCCAGGTGCTGGTGGTGACGCCACTGCAGAAGATCCATGTGATCGAGCCCTACGTGAAGGCCATCGGCTTCGTGCAGAACCCGGCGGGCAGGGCGTCGTATCTGGCGACGATGACAATCGAGGAGTACCGGGCCCAGCGGGACGGCCGCCGGTCGTGA
- a CDS encoding DUF222 domain-containing protein, whose protein sequence is MSVNGVSCNDDAAAAGARDGSGSAPAGADPAGTGSAGFDSAGFDPDAAVACFSPTQLLAVQTAAEKRLTTEATALLAAESENGLLGLLDAREQCRRRAEVFDAALYVEVSDRGVYRTAGHISVHQLYAYGVRLGAGEARRRRITAEGIAAMGTLTGERLEPHLTATATAVADGEAGAAHAAAVAEIMDKLPSAVTHDDGVKAEAMLADAARRLDPAAVTVVGNRILAWLDPDGTLADDHDRARRRTFNLQPQNRQLMSKVRALLTPVLRAKLEVVLHQWAAAGMNNPGDPDSLRGAADQPGLDPALLAAAAERDTRTLGQRQHDALEALCDWASALAGQPAPTRIPSQTVVTVTDEDLARQAGIAWTATGTRIPVTDLVQFAADPIPYLAVFSKATGRRSPEHAWRSLRRHAVEGCCTWGGRAGSRRRRKGWRCSPATGAAPRRAAPSRSSAHPSPPHARLDRQRADRPFDSAQDRYRPLGWGVWPAQPDER, encoded by the coding sequence ATGAGCGTCAACGGTGTTTCGTGCAACGACGACGCTGCGGCCGCGGGTGCGCGCGATGGCTCGGGTTCTGCTCCGGCCGGTGCCGATCCGGCTGGCACCGGTTCTGCCGGTTTCGATTCTGCTGGTTTCGATCCCGACGCAGCCGTCGCCTGTTTCTCGCCGACACAGTTGTTGGCGGTCCAGACCGCCGCCGAAAAGCGCCTCACCACGGAGGCGACGGCGTTGTTGGCTGCCGAGTCCGAGAACGGTCTGTTGGGGCTGCTGGATGCGCGTGAGCAGTGCCGCCGCCGCGCCGAGGTGTTCGATGCCGCCCTGTACGTGGAGGTCTCCGATCGGGGCGTGTACCGCACCGCCGGACACATCTCGGTCCATCAGCTGTACGCCTACGGGGTGCGACTGGGCGCCGGGGAGGCCCGCCGCCGCCGGATCACCGCCGAAGGCATCGCCGCCATGGGCACGTTGACCGGTGAACGCCTCGAACCGCACCTGACCGCCACCGCGACGGCGGTGGCTGATGGGGAGGCCGGCGCCGCCCACGCGGCCGCGGTCGCGGAGATCATGGACAAGCTGCCGTCGGCGGTCACCCACGATGACGGGGTGAAGGCCGAGGCCATGCTCGCTGATGCGGCGCGGCGGCTGGATCCTGCCGCGGTGACGGTGGTGGGTAACCGGATCCTGGCGTGGCTCGACCCCGACGGCACCCTGGCCGACGACCACGACCGGGCCCGGCGGCGTACGTTCAATCTGCAGCCGCAGAATCGGCAGTTGATGAGCAAAGTGCGGGCCCTGCTGACTCCGGTGTTGCGGGCGAAGCTGGAGGTGGTCTTGCATCAGTGGGCTGCGGCGGGGATGAACAATCCCGGCGACCCGGACTCCCTGCGCGGGGCCGCCGACCAGCCCGGCCTCGACCCCGCCCTGCTCGCCGCCGCGGCCGAGCGGGACACCCGCACTTTGGGGCAGCGTCAGCACGACGCCCTCGAAGCCCTGTGCGACTGGGCGTCGGCGCTGGCCGGGCAACCCGCCCCCACCCGGATCCCCTCGCAGACCGTGGTCACCGTCACCGATGAAGATCTGGCGCGGCAGGCCGGGATCGCCTGGACCGCGACCGGCACCCGCATCCCGGTCACGGATCTGGTGCAGTTCGCCGCCGACCCCATCCCGTATCTGGCGGTGTTCTCCAAGGCCACCGGCAGGCGTAGTCCTGAGCATGCGTGGCGGAGCTTGCGACGACACGCGGTCGAAGGGTGCTGTACCTGGGGCGGGCGAGCCGGTTCGCGACGGCGGCGCAAAGGTTGGCGTTGTTCGCCCGCGACCGGGGCTGCACCGCGCCGGGCTGCACCGTCCCGTTCATCCGCACATCCAAGCCCACCACATGCCCGACTTGACCGACAACGGGCAGACCGACCCTTCGACTCCGCTCAGGACAGGTATCGACCGCTTGGGTGGGGCGTGTGGCCGGCACAACCGGATGAACGGTAA
- a CDS encoding ABC transporter ATP-binding protein: MIEARELTKTFGDFTAVDHVDFTVRSGVVTGFLGPNGAGKSTTMRMILGLDRPTSGSAVIDGRRYLGSPAPLREVGALLEAHAVHPGRSARDHLRWLAASNGLPSSRVNAVLGQVGLDDVAGQRVGRFSLGMRQRLGIASALLGDPAVVVLDEPVNGLDPEGIRWIRGLARDLAGEGRTVMISSHLMSEMALTADHLLVIGRGSILADCTMAEFIDRHAASYVRVRTPQDRDVRRVLSEAGLTVHDDGGELRVHDADAARVGELVGSAGLILHELTLIQSSLEDAFMSLTADSVDYHATAAAGAAATEGAAA; encoded by the coding sequence ATGATCGAAGCACGAGAACTCACCAAGACCTTCGGCGACTTCACGGCCGTCGACCATGTCGACTTCACCGTCCGGTCCGGCGTCGTGACGGGTTTCCTCGGCCCCAACGGCGCGGGGAAGTCGACCACCATGCGGATGATCCTCGGTCTGGACCGGCCGACGTCCGGTTCAGCGGTGATCGACGGCCGCCGCTACCTCGGCTCACCGGCGCCGCTCAGGGAGGTCGGAGCGCTCCTGGAAGCCCATGCCGTCCACCCCGGCCGCTCGGCGCGCGATCATCTGCGCTGGCTCGCCGCAAGCAACGGGCTGCCTTCCTCCCGGGTGAACGCGGTCTTGGGGCAGGTCGGACTCGACGACGTCGCGGGCCAGCGCGTCGGGCGATTCTCACTCGGTATGCGCCAGCGTCTCGGGATCGCCTCCGCCCTTCTCGGCGACCCGGCGGTAGTCGTGCTCGACGAACCCGTGAACGGGCTCGATCCCGAGGGCATCCGGTGGATCCGTGGACTCGCGCGCGATCTGGCAGGCGAGGGCCGCACGGTGATGATCTCCAGTCACCTCATGTCGGAGATGGCGCTGACCGCCGACCATCTTCTGGTGATCGGGCGCGGTTCGATCCTCGCCGACTGCACGATGGCCGAGTTCATCGACCGGCACGCCGCGTCCTACGTCCGGGTCCGCACCCCGCAGGACCGGGACGTCCGGAGGGTGCTCAGCGAGGCCGGGCTCACGGTGCACGACGACGGCGGAGAACTGCGCGTGCACGACGCCGACGCCGCCCGGGTCGGTGAGCTCGTCGGTTCCGCGGGCCTGATCCTGCACGAACTCACCCTGATCCAGTCCTCACTGGAAGACGCCTTCATGTCGCTCACCGCTGACAGCGTCGACTACCACGCCACCGCGGCCGCCGGTGCCGCAGCCACCGAAGGAGCAGCAGCATGA